AGTGCTTGGCCAGCAGTTCTTCGAGCTGGGCGCGCATCCGGAGGATCTCGTTGGCCGCGATCTCCAGGTCCGAGACCTGCCCGCGGCCGGTCTCGCTGTAGGGCTGGTGGATCAGCACGCGCGCGTTGGGCAGCGCCATCCGCTTGCCGGGCGTTCCGGCGGCCAGCAGGATGGCGGCGGCCGAGGCGGCCTGGCCCATGCAGACCGTCTGGATGTCCGGCTTCACGAACTGCATCGTGTCGTAGATGGCCGTGAGGGCGGTGAAGGAGCCGCCGGGGCTGTTGATGTAGACCGAGATGTCACGGTCGGGGTCCATCGACTCCAGGCACAGCAGCTGCGCCATGACGTCGTTGGCGGAGGCGTCGTCGATCTGCACGCCGAGGAAGATCACGCGCTCCTCGAACAGCTTCGCGTACGGGTCGTACTCGCGCACGCCCTGCGAGGTGCGCTCGACGAAGCGCGGGATGACGTAGCGGGACTCGGCGCGGGGGCCGGCGTACTCGGCCTGGGCGGCCTGCGGGGCCTGCAGGCGGTCGTAGAGGCCGCGGCCGGGGAAGTCGTTCACGGGTTGTCTCCTGGGGCCTGAGAAGGGCTGTGGCGGTCGGCAGGGGCGGTACGCGTGGGCGCTGTCGCGGTCACGCACGCGGGGCGTGCGCGCGGGCGCGGACGGGAGCGCTCACGCCGCTCCGGTGCCTCCGCCGCCCGGCAAGCTGGCGGCGTGGGTGATGACGTCGTCGATGAGGCCGTACTCCTTGGCCTCGTACGCGTCGAACCAGCGGTCGCGGTCCGAGTCGCGGGTGATCTGCTCCACCGTCTGGCCGGTGTGGTGCGAGGTGAGCTCGGCCATGCGCTTCTTGGTGTGCAGCAGCCGCTCGGCGTGGATCTTGATGTCCGAGGCCGAGCCCGCCAGTCCGGCGGAGGGCTGGTGGATCAGGATCTCCGCGTTCGGCAGGGCGAAGCGCTTGCCCGGCGTACCCGCGCTGAGCAGGAACTGGCCCATCGAGGCGGCGAGGCCCATGGCGATGGTGACCACGTCGTTCTTGATGAACTGCATGGTGTCGTAGATGGCCATGCCCGCCGTGATCGAGCCGCCGGGGCTGTTGATGTACAGGTTGATGTCCTTCTCCGGGTCGGCGGCGAGGAGCAGCAACTGTGCGGTGATCTTGTTGGCAATGTCGTCGTCGACCGGCTGGCCGAGGAAGATGATCCGCTCGCCGAGCAGCCGGTTGTAGACCTGGTCGCCGAGGCCACCACCGATGGAGGGCTCGCCGGCGGCGGAGGGCATCAGATTCGTCACGTATCCACCTGCTCGTCTTACGACGGCGCCGGGCCGTCTCACGTGTTCTGCCGGGGCGTGGGGCCGTCCGGCGCTGTTCGGGGACTCCCCTGCCCTCGTACTCATGGACCCTAACGCGCGGGTCCCTCCGGGGAATCCCGCGTAAGGGAGTGTTCGCTGTGAGCGCATGCGCTCCGCTGGGGGCGGGGAATTGTGGTGGGCCCACGGTAGGGATGGCACCCGGCGGTGCCCGCCCCGCCGCGGGGCTCCGCCCCGGTCCCGGGTCCTTTTCGCCGTGGCTCCGCCGGGAGGGGGCGGCCTGCGGGCCGGTGGGGCTTCTCGCGCCCACGCGGCGGAGCCGCATATCGACACAGCCCCGCGCCCCTTTGGTAGGGCGGTCGCAGCGTGCGGCGTTGCCACGAGCCGAGAGTTCCCTGTGACCTCCGGGTCGGGTCCGCGCCCTCAAGGGGCGCGGGGAACTGCGCGAGCGGCCCCCACCGGTCCGCGGTCGGCCGCGCCACAGGACACCCCACGGCGCTCCCCCGGAACGGCAACGGGCCCCGTGCTCGCGCGCGGGGCCCGTTCCGGACGTACGGGGGGAGGTCAGGACTCCGTGGAGTCCTCGGCCTTCTCCTCGGCGTCGGCGGCGGCTTCGGCCACCGTCTCGCCCTCGGAGCCGGCGGCAGCCTCTTCGTCGTCGTCGCTGAGGTCGACGACCTCACCGTTGGTGTCCTTGACCGTCGCCGCCTCGACGACGACCGCCAGCGCCTTGCCGCGGGCGACCTCGCCCACCAGCATCGGGACCTGGCCGCCCTCGACGACCGCCTGGGCGAACTGGTCGGGGGACATGCCGGAGCCGGCCGCGCGCCGCACCAGGTGCTCGGTGAGCTCCTCCTGGTTGACGTTGAGCTTCTCCTTGTTGACCAGCTCGTCGAGGACGAACTGCGTCTTGATGCCCTTGACCGCGGCCTCGCGGGTCTCGGTCTCGAACTCCTCGGCGGTCTTCTCCTGGAGCTCCAGGTACTTGTCGAGGGTGAGGCCCATCTGGCCGAGCTGGTGGTGCTCCAGGTTGTGCTTGCGGGTGTTGATCTCGTCCTCGAGCAGCTTCTCGGGGACGGGCACCTCGACGAGCTCCAGGAGCTTGTCGAGCACGCGCTCCTGGGCCTGCGTGGCCTGGTCGTACTCCTTCATGTCGGCCAGCCGCTTGCGGCTGTCCTCCCGCAGCTCCGCCAGCGTGTCGAACTCGGAGGCGAGCTGGGCGAACTCGTCGTCCAGCTCCGGCAGCTCGCGCGCGGCGACCTGGGACACCTTGACGGTGACCTCGGCCTCCTTGCCGGCCGCCGAGCCGCCCTTGAGCTCGGAGGTGAAGGTGGCCTCCTCGCCGGCGGACTTGCCCTTCACGGCGTCGTCGATGCCGTCGAGCAGCTCGCCGGAGCCGATGGTGTAGGAGACGTCCTTGGCGACGCCGTCCTCGAGGACCTCGCCGTCGACCTTGGCCTCGAGGTCCAGGGTGACGACGTCACCGTCCTCGGCGGCGCGCTCGACCGGGGAGGTGGAGGCGAAGCGCTCGCGCAGCTCCTCCACGGCCTTGTCGACGTCCTCGTCGGTGACCTCGATGGCGTCGACCTCGACCTCGATGCCGGAGTAGTCCGGGATCTCGAGGGCCGGGCGGACGTCGACCTCGGCGGTGAAGGACAGCAGCTCGTTGTCCTTCAGCTCCTTGATGTCGACCTCGGGCTGGCCCAGGGGGTTCAGCTCGGCCTCGTTGACCGCGTCGGTGTAGAACTTGGGAAGCGCGTCGTTGACGGCCTCCTCCAGGACCGCACCGCGGCCGAACCGCTGGTCGATGACCCGGGCGGGGATCTTGCCCTTGCGGAAGCCCTTCACCGTGACCTGCTGGTTGATCTTCTTGTACGCCGCGTCGAGGCTGTCCTTGAGCTCCTCGAAGGGCACCTCAACAGTGAGCCGAACCCGGGTCGGGTTCAGGGTCTCCACGGCGCTCTTCACGGTTCGGTCTCCTTGTGGCTGACTTCTTCGGGTTCTGCTGTGCGCGCCTGCCGGAGATCGGGAACGACCGGGGCAGGGCCTCAGCGGATTCGCGCCCTTGAGACAGCCGAGCCGTCCGTCCGGTAAGACGTGACTGTGCGGACGCACGGGCGCGCATTCTGCATAGTAGCCGCAGGCTGTTCACGCGCCCAAAGGCGATCTTGCCGGAGAGGTGACGGGCGGGCCGGCCCGGTGGTCGGGGTGGCGGGATTTGAACCCACGGCCTTCCGCTCCCAAAGCGGACGCGCTACCAAGCTGCGCCACACCCCGTCTGGTGCGACACGTAGGGTACATGCCCAGCAGGGGTGCGCCGACCGCATTGTTCCGGCGGGGCGCGCGCCGTCGTCGCACGGGGGTGCGTGCCACCGTGCCGCGGGCGTGGGCGCCGTCGCTCCGCGCCGCGTGCGGCGGAATCCGCGTTGGCCTTGTCGGTGGGCGACCCGCTACGATGCGTGCGGTGCCGCGGTCACTGACCTGCGGTCCGCTGTGCGGGCGTAGCTCAATGGTAGAGCCCTAGTCTTCCAAACTAGCTACGCGGGTTCGATTCCCGTCGCCCGCTCCAGTACGGCCTCCGGACCGGTTCCGCCCCTTGCGAGGGGCGGGGCGGGACGGGGGCCGTCGTCGTGTGCGGCGCCCGTCCGCGGCCGGTCCGGCGGTCAGAAGCTGATCGAGTTGATCATGTCCGCTATCGAGTTCATGAAGCGGTTGATCGACGGGGCCATGCCGGTCGAGGCGAGGAAGAAGCCGAAGAGGACGGCGACGATGGCCGGGCCCGCCTTGATGGAGCCCCCTCGCACCATCACCACCAGGATGATCGCCAACAGCAGCACCACTGACAGCGAAATGGCCACAACAGATCACACCCTCGGTCGGTCCCGCACTACCGGCCCGGGACGCCAACCCGGCGCGCCCCCGCCAGAACCATCGTGCCACCAACAGGCCCTCCGTATGCGGCGCGTGAGGCATCGTCGTGCACTTCCGTCCGTCCAGACGCGCACGGGAGGGGTGCGCGCCCGCGTGTGCGCCGCTCAACGCGCGCATTTCGCACGTGAATTCGAGCAGCCGCCCGCAGGGTAATTCCCGAGGATCGTTTCCATGCCCACACATCTCGTTCGCGGGTAATTCCCATTGCGGGCAGGGGAGATCGCGAGGGGCCGTCGCACGCGCGGCCCCTGCGTGCGCACAACCGGCATACCTCGGGAAACGGACGGGCGGTCCATGCCCCTTTGGTCCTGCTTCATCATGATGAAGCAGGACACAACGGCCGCGTACGGCATGGCAATTGATGACCGTCCGACGTACGACTCGGTACCCCGGATGTGGCCCAGAACACGTGATGTCGTCCGTCGACTTCTGTGAATCGGGGGTACGCGCAGGCCATAACCAGGATTAGCCACAGGGGTTTTACGAAGCCCCATGGACAGCGCTAGGGTGCCTCAAATGTTCTCCGCTGCCTCGTCCCCCGCATGTGCAGCGAGGTCCCGGTCACTCCCGCCGAACACTCGGTGGGAGGCCCGGTGACCAACTCGCTGCGACCGCACGGCTCCGATCCCCGCACACCGCTCCCCCCGGCCCGTCCGGCGGCGGACGGGGTGCCCACACCCCGCGATCCGCACCGCCCGCCCGGCTCCCCCGCCGTGAACGGCTCCCCCGCCGCCCGGCCCGCCAAACAGCGTGACGCGTTCTTCGACAACGCGAAGTACCTGGCGATCGTCCTCGTCGCCATGGGCCACGCCTGGGAGCCGCTGACCGACCACAGCCGCGCCGCCGAGGCGCTCTACATGGTCGTCTACACCTTCCACATGCCGGCGTTCATCCTCATCTCCGGCTACTTCTCCCGCAGCTTCGACATGCGGCCCGACCGGCTCCAGCGCCTGATCACCGGCGTCGCCGTGCCGTACGCCGTTTTCGAGGTGGCGTACTCCCTGTTCAAGCGGTGGGCCGACGACGACCCCGGGCATCCGATCAGTCTGCTCGACCCCTGGTACCTCACCTGGTTCCTCGTCGCGCTGTTCGTCTGGCGGCTGACCACCCCGCTGTGGAAGGTCGTCCGCCATCCGGTGCCGCTGGCGCTCGTCATCGCCTGCCTCGCCTCCGTCTCGCCCGACATCGGCGACGACCTCGATCTCCAGCGCGTGCTCCAGTTCCTGCCGTTCTTCGTCGTCGGCCTCTTCATGAAGCCCGAGCACTTCCGGCGGCTGCGCGGCCGGGCGGTGCGGACGCTGTCCGTGCCGGTGATGGCGGCCGCGGTCGCCTTCGCGTACTGGGCCGGGCCGCGGATGAACTCGGCGTGGTTCTACCACCGGGACAGCGCGCAGGAGCTGGGTGCGCCGTGGTGGGTGGGCGTGGTCATGACGCTCGCGCTGTTCGGCTGCTCGATGGTGCTGACCGGCTGCTTCCTGGCGTGGGTGCCGCGGCGCAGGATGTGGTTCACCGTGCTGGGCGCGGGGACCCTGTACGGGTACCTGCTGCACGGGTTCCTCGCGAAGGGATCGCGGTTCTGGGGCTGGTACGACCATGCGTGGGCGCAGCAGGTGTGGGGGGAGGTCGCCGCCACGGTGGTGGCGGCGGCGGTCATCACGGTGCTGTGTACGCCGCCGGTGCGGAGGGTTTTCCGGTTCGTGATGGAGCCGGAGCTCAAGTGGGCCTTCCGCACGGTTGGTGCGGGGGCCCGGGAGAAGGGTGCCTGAGGGGGTGCGGGGGACTGTTTGTTGGCGGCTGCGGGTTTGATGTGGCTGGTCGCGCAGTTCCCCGCGCCCCTTGGGGGCGCGGCCCTTGCGTTGGTCGCGCGCCCATGAGTTCCGAGGCGCACCTTACGCCCCCTTCAAGTGCCTCATCAGGCGTTCGAAGTCCTGCCAGGCCGTGAGGTCGGACGGGTCGCCCGGGAGGGGGTAGTAGAGGGCGGGGCGGGTCCTCGGGCCCAGTTCCCTCGGCTTGTCGCGCAGGGGGGTGTTGCGGGCGCGGTCGCCCGGCATCGTGCGGACCTCTTCCGCGCCCAGCGCGAAGGCCAGGGGGACGCCGGGGCCCTCGAAGCGCGGCGGGACGGAGAGGTCGCGGCGGGCGCGGCGGACCTGGGCCAGCATGGACTGCAGGTCGTGCCGGGTCGCCAGTGCCTCCGCCGCCTTCGGTACCGCGTCCACCGGGACCTCCTCCCCCGGCCCGTAGCCGAACGCCATCGTGACGTCCTCCTCCACGCCCCCCGTCGTACGGCTGATCCGCACCGTGGCCAGGCCCGGTCGCTCGGGCGTGCCGACGACGACCAGCCAGGTCGGGGCCGGTGAGCGCTCGTGCGCCACGTCGGTCAGCTGGCGCAGGTTCCACGGCAGGTTGGCCGGTTCCTCGGTGCCCCAGCCGGCCGGGGACTCGCCGGTGACCGCCTGCCAGACGGCCTCCACGGCGCCGCCCAGCACGAGGCGGTCGTCGGCCGGGTGGATCGCCCGGAAGGAGAGCGCGAGTTGGCGTTCGCCCGTGTCGGCGGTGTCCGCCGCGAATGTGCCGGCGACCGGGGTGCGCGGGTCGCGCGGGGTGGCCTCCGGGGACTCGACGGTGACGAACAGGCCGTTCTTCCACTCCAGTACGGCGCCGGAGAGGCCGTCGTAGTAGCCGTCCTTCTCGTCCTGCACCACCCACCGTGAAGGCCAGCCGGGGAGGCTGCTCCGGACGGCGGGCGAGAGCCGGGTGCCGGCCGGGGTGACGATCTGCAGGCCGAGTTCGGCGGCGGCCGCCGCACGCAGGGCGTCGGAGAGCCAGGCCGTCATGGCGACCACGGGGCGGTCCTGGATGACGACGGCGACCTTGTCGGTGAGCACGTCGACGGCCGGCTGGGCGGCGGCCGGGGTGGGCGCGGCGCTGATGCCGTCGGTCTTCACCACGGCGAGCGAGGTCGCCGCCTCGCGCGGCCACGCCGTGCCGCCGACCAGACTGGCCACGCGCGCCGCGAACGTGCCCGCGAGCTGTTCGGCCTCGCGCACGCCGGTGGTGGCGCGGGCCTCCGTCCACCAGTACGGAACCTCCGGCTCGGTGGCGTCGAGCAGTCGCTGGGCCTCGCCGCGGACCTGGACGAGGAGCGGGGCCTCGACGGAGACCAGCGGGCGGCCCTCCTCGTCGCAGAGCTGCACGACCGCGCCGTCGCCCTCGGCGCCGACCAGTTTGTCGGGGCCGCCGGAGAGCAGCCCGGCCAGCACGCTCAGCGGATCGGGCATCCTGCGGGTGAGGGCGATGACGTCCTTGGTCATGAGGTGGGCAGGCCCTTCGTCGCGTCGGCGGTGGGCACCCGGCGGCCGGGTGCCCTGCGGCTGTCGTGTGCCGTCTCCACGAGGCGGCTGTCGTGTCCCGTCGTGTGCACGTTCAGTTCGTCCCGGTGTACACCGTCTGGATCAGGCGGTTGGGCTGTCCGCGGCGGACCAGGGTGCCGCGGCCGGAGGGTTGCTGGGAGGCGTAGACCCCGGCGAAGAGCTGGCCCTCGCCGCGGTCGCCGGCCATCACCAGCGCGCTCGCGCCGGACTCGCGCAGCCCCTGGAGCAGCGGCTCGTACAGCCCCCGCGAGGCGCCGGCGACGCGGCGGGTGAGCACGAAGTGCAGGCCGATGTCGACGGCGGAGGGGATGTACGGCAGGAACGGGGCGAGCGGCTGCTGCCCGGCGGTGGTGAGGACGTCGTAGTCGTCGACGAGGATGACGATGCGGGGGCCCGCGCCCCAGCTGCCGGGTTCCAGGTCCTCGGTGTCGGCGCTCTCGTCGGGCAGCCGCTTCTCCAGTTCGCCCGCGATGCCGGTGGCGAGGCCCCCGGCGAGCTTGGCGTTGTAGGCGTAGCCGCCCCGGTACTCCTCGGGGATGGCGCCGCGCAGTCCGCGCCGGGGGTCGAAGACGCCGAAGACGAGTTCCTCGTCGCTGTAGCGCTCGATGAGGCCCTGGGCGATCACCTTGAGCAGGTTGGTCTTGCCGCACTCGCTGTCGCCCATGACGATCAGGTGCTGGTCGCGGTCGAACAGGTCGAGCAGGACCGGGGCGAGCCGGTTCTGGTCCAGGCCGATCGGGACCCGGCGCGGTTCGGCGGCGGGGCCGGGCAGTTGCTGGGGTTCGAGGACGTGCGGGAGGACGCGGACGGGCTGGGCGACGTCACCGGTCCAGGTGGCGCGGATACCGCGGGCGGTGCGCTCCAGGACGGCGCCGAGGTCGCCGGTGTCGGCGAGGCCGTCCGTGCGGGGCAGCGCGACCTGGGCGAACAGCTTGCCGTCGGTGAGGACGCGGCCCTTCTCGCCGGGGGCCAGGGTCTCGGCGAGCTTGCGGTCGACGCTGGACTCGCTGGGGTCGTTCAGCCGCAGTTCGATACGGGTGCCGAACTGGGACTGGGTGGCGATGCGGACGTCGTTCCAGCGGAGCATGCCGGCGACGACGTGGATGCCGTAGCCGCCGCCGCGCTTGAGGATGTCGACGACGGCGTCGTCGAGCTGTTCGAAGTCGTCGCGCAGGGCGCCGAAGCCGTCGATGAGCAGGACGATCTCGGTGGAGGCGAGTTCGGGCAGCCGGCCGGCCGCGCGCAGGTCGCGCAGCTGTTCGAGGGAGTCGATGTTGTGGACGCGGAAGAGTTCCTCGCGCTGGTCGAGCATGGTGCGCACCGAGTCGATGGTGCGGGCGGCGCGCTCCCGGTCGGCGCGGCCGGCGACCCCGCCGACGTGCGGCAGTCCGGCCAGGGCCTGGAGGCCGCCGCCGACGAGGTCGAGGCCGTAGATGCCGACCTCCTGCGGGGTGTGGGTGAGCGCGAGGGACAGGGCGAGGGTGCGCAGCAGGGTGGTCTTGCCGGACTGGGGTCCGCCGATGACGGCGGCGTGGCCGCCGGCGACGGTGAGGTCGAAGTACCACTGGCCCTGCCACTGCTTGGTGGGGTCGTCCAGGAGGCCCATGGGGACCTGGAGCGGGCCGCGCCGCTTGGCGAGCTGCATGCCGCGCGCGCCGACCTCGACGGGGCCGGCGACCTTGTCCAGGGCGATGGCGTCGGGCAGCGGGGGCAGCCAGATCTGGCGGACGGGGGCGCTGCCGGACTCCTCGATCTGACCGACGAGGACGCCCATCTCGGTGGGCCCGGTCTCCCGGCGCCGCATCTGCGGTTCCTCGGGTCCGCCCGCCTCGTCCTGGCCGAGGGTGTTGTACGCCTCGTAGGCGAGGGCGAGCGGACCGGTGTCCTCCTCGGTCTCGCGCTGCACGGGGCCCCGGTAGGCGCCGGAGACATAGCTGGCCTTGAACCGCTCGTAGTGGCTGGTGTCGACCTTGAGGTAGCCGAAGCCGGGCAGCGGGGGCAGGTTGTGGAAGGCGTCGGTGGTGTCCAGGACCGTGCGCGACTCGTCGGCGGAGAAGGTGCGCAGGCCGAGCCGGTAGGACAGATAGGTGTCCAGGCCCTTGAGCTTGCCGCCCTCGATGCGCTGGCTGGAGAGCAGCAGGTGGACGCCGATGGAGCGGCCGATGCGGCCGATGGAGAGGAACAGGTCGATGAAGTCGGGCTTGGCGGTGAGAAGTTCGCCGAACTCGTCGATGACGACGAACAGGTGGGGCAGCGGGTCGAGGTCGGGCCGCTTCTCGGCGCGCAGGGCGGCGTAGTGGCCGATGTCGGCGACGTTGCCCGCGTCCTTGAGCACCTGCTGGCGGCGCTTGACCTCGCCGGCGAGGGAGGCGTGGACGCGTTCGATGAGCCCGGCCTGGTTCTCCAGGTTGGTGATGACGCCCGCGACGTGCGGGAGTTCGGCGAAGGGGGCGAAGGTGGCGCCGCCCTTGAAGTCGACGAGGACGAGGGAGAGGTCCTCCGGCGGGTGGGTGGCGACGAGGGCGAGGACGAGCGTGCGCAGCAGTTCGGACTTGCCGGAGCCGGTGGCGCCGACGCACAGGCCGTGCGGGCCCATGCCCAGTTCGGAGGACTCCTTGAGGTCGAGCAGGACCGGCTCGCGGGAGTCGTTGACGCCGATCGGGACGCGCAGGAAGGCGCGCTCGCCGCGCGGCGCCCACAGCCGGCCGAGGTCGAGGCGGGCGACGTCGTCGATGCCGAGCAGGTCGGCGAAGTCGACGGGTCCGGAGAGCGGGGCGTCGGCGCCCATGGAGTCGGCGGACAGCCGCATCGGGGCGAGCATCCGGGCCAGGCCCTCGGCGAAGGGGACGCCGACCTCGTCGACGGTGCCGTGCGCGCCGACCGGTTCGGCCTCGCGCAGGTCCTCGATGACGACGCGCTCGCCCTCGACGGTGATCCGCACGCCGACGTGGCCGGGCTCCTGGACCCGCCGGTCGAGCAGGTGCAGCACGGTGACGCCCATGTCGCGCAGGCCGACGGCGTCGTCCGGGCGGGGCAGGTCGACGGCGTCCTCGCCGTGTCCGTCGGCGACGACGAGCAGCCGGGAGGACAGGGCGAGCGCGTCCTTGCCGGAAAGGCCCCGGCGGACCTCGGCGGCGTACGAGGCGCGGCGGGCGAGTTCGGGGCGGATCTGCCGGGCGAGCTGGGGCAGGGAGGGGGCGATGCGGCGGGCGGCGACGGGGCCGTCGAACTGCTCGGAGTCCAGCAGGTGCGGGAGCCACTTGGCCCACTCCCACTCCTCCAGCCGGTCTCCGGGCACGGCGAGCGCCATGGCCACGTCGTCGGGCGCGTGGGTGGCGGCGGCCTGCACGAGCAGGGCGCGGGCCACCCGCAGGGTGTCCTCGCGGGCGCCGATGACGCTGATGTCGCCGACCCGGTCGAGCGGGACGGTGAGCGGGAGTTCGGTGCCGGTGCTGAAGCGGGCCATCAGCGCGGAGGCCTCGTTGAGCATGAACTCGTCGGGCGGGGTGAGCACGGAGGAACCCTGCTGGGCGACCTTGAGGTCCCGTACGGGCATCTCGCCGGTGCCGACGCGCACGCGCAGGAAGTCGGGGTCGGTCCGGCGGCGCTCCCAGAGCCGGGCCGGGTCGCGCACGATGTCGTAGAGGGCGTCCGGCGGCGGGTTGAGCACCTGGGCCCGCTCGCGCCGCTCCCGCTCCTCCGTGGACAGCTCCTCGCGCAGGTCCTCCAGGTAGGCGAGGTAGGCCTCGCGCTGGGTGCGGCGGGTGCGCTGGGCCTTGCCGCGCTGGGAGAAGACCAGGGCCATCGAGCCGGTGAGGGTGACGACGAGGATGATGGCGCCGAGGCCCGCGAACTGACTGTTGCGGACGACGGTCATCATCACCACGGACGACATCACGCCGGCCACCGGCAGCAGCGAGGTCGCGATCGAACCCGCCTTGCCCTCGGGCAGGTTGGGCGGCGCCTCGATGGAGCGCGGGTCGGGCGCGGGGGCGGGTCGGGTGGTCCGGGCGGGACGGTGGATCAGTCGGGTGCTCATGTGCCGTGGCCTCCCCCTTCTTCGGTCAGCGGCGCTTCTGGGAGAGCTGGAAGACGTCGGCGGCCAGCTGCGTGACGGACTGCCGGGTGGCGTGCGCGAGGAGTTCGGTGCGGATGGTGCCGCCGGCCGCGAGGTGCCGGTCGTAGGGCAGGACGTGGACGCCGGCGCCGGTGGCGGTCAGCTTGGCGGTGGCCGCGTCGAGGTCGAGGCCGGTGTGCGGGACGGTCTCGGTGAGGGTGACGATCGTGCCGGCGATGACGTGCCGGGGCAGTCCGCGCAGCCACTCCAGGACGGCGTACGTACTGGCCACGCCCTCCAGGGTGGCGGGCGCGACGAGCACCCGGGCCTGCGCGGCGGACAGCGCGACGCGGGCGACCTCGGCGGGCAGGGTCTCGCAGTCGACGACCGTGACGCCGAAGTAGCGGCGCAGCGAGACCATGACCTTCTCGTAGGAGCGCAGGTCGAGCATCGCCCCGATCTGGCCCTGGCTGCCGGGCAGCAGCCAGGCGTTGTCGGGGAGTTGGACGAGGTAGCCGGTGACGTCGAGCAGCGACATCTGCGGTTCGACGATGCCGGCGACGTCGCCCGTGGTCCAGCGCAGGGTCTGCGCGCCGAGCCGCAGCGGGAGCGAGCCGAGCGCGGGGTCGGCCTCGATGATCAGGGTGGGGTCGTGCCGGTAGTGCGCGTAGGTGGTGCCGAGCAGCGCGGCGATCGTGGTCTTGCCGGCGCCGCCGCGGATGGAGGTGACCGCGATCTGCCGTCCGGTGGTCACCGCCTGCTGGAGCACCTCGGCGGTGGCGGTGGTGCGGGCCACCTCGCGGGCGGCGGAGGACGACACGGTACGGCGTACGGCACGCAGCGCGCGGGCGGTGAAGGGCTCGCCGTGCCGGGGCTTGAGGCCGGCGGCGACGAGGTCCTTCTCCACGACGGGGCGGGAGTCGGGGGTGCGGGGGCGGGACGGGGGCTGCTGGGACTGCTGTGCCTGGCGCGGGGATTGGGGCCGCTGGGCCTGCGGGGACTGCTGGTACTGGGGCGCCTGGGGGTGCTGCGGGGGGACGTACGTCTGCGGGGGCTGGACCTGCGGGGGCTGCGGCGCCGGTCCGGGCGTGCCGGGGGCGGGTGCGCCGGGGACGGGCGCACCGGGGACGGGCGCGCCGGCGCCCTGCGGGGGCTGTGCGCCGGGCGCCGGCTGCGCGCCCGCGCCGGACTGCGCGCCGCCCTGCGCGGACGCGGCGCCGCCCTTCAGGTCGCGCAGCACGTCGCTCTGCCAGTTGTCGCCGTTCGGCATAACGCCCTTCTCCCCTGTACCTCTGCCTCTGTCCGTGCCTTCGGCCCGCGCGCCCCGCGTCCTGTCCCGGGCGTGCGCGCCGGTGCGCGTCAGAACTTGTCGAGCAGTTGCCCGTAGATGCCGAACACGCCCACGGCGAGCGGGAACAGCCCGATGACGCCGATGGACTCGATCAGGTCGGCCGTGCGCCGCAGCCGCACCCGTACGTGCTCCGGCGGCTGCACCGCGAGGACGAGCAGCGGCAGCACGGCGGCCGCGCACAGCACGGCGAGCGGTCCGGCGCCGCCCGCGTGGTCCGTCCACACCACGGTGAGCCGCACGACGAGCAGCGCGGCGGCGGCGAACAGCGCGACCACCTCAGCGACCAGCGGAAAGGCCCGGGCCCGCGACAGCAGGACGACGGCGGTGAGCGAGGCGAGCGCCACGCTCCACGGGGTCGGGCTGTCCGCGGTGGTCAGCAGCCAGCCGCCGGCCGCGGCGGAGGCGGCGGTGACGACGGTGGCGAGGGCGA
The DNA window shown above is from Streptomyces sp. NBC_00670 and carries:
- the eccCa gene encoding type VII secretion protein EccCa, encoding MSTRLIHRPARTTRPAPAPDPRSIEAPPNLPEGKAGSIATSLLPVAGVMSSVVMMTVVRNSQFAGLGAIILVVTLTGSMALVFSQRGKAQRTRRTQREAYLAYLEDLREELSTEERERRERAQVLNPPPDALYDIVRDPARLWERRRTDPDFLRVRVGTGEMPVRDLKVAQQGSSVLTPPDEFMLNEASALMARFSTGTELPLTVPLDRVGDISVIGAREDTLRVARALLVQAAATHAPDDVAMALAVPGDRLEEWEWAKWLPHLLDSEQFDGPVAARRIAPSLPQLARQIRPELARRASYAAEVRRGLSGKDALALSSRLLVVADGHGEDAVDLPRPDDAVGLRDMGVTVLHLLDRRVQEPGHVGVRITVEGERVVIEDLREAEPVGAHGTVDEVGVPFAEGLARMLAPMRLSADSMGADAPLSGPVDFADLLGIDDVARLDLGRLWAPRGERAFLRVPIGVNDSREPVLLDLKESSELGMGPHGLCVGATGSGKSELLRTLVLALVATHPPEDLSLVLVDFKGGATFAPFAELPHVAGVITNLENQAGLIERVHASLAGEVKRRQQVLKDAGNVADIGHYAALRAEKRPDLDPLPHLFVVIDEFGELLTAKPDFIDLFLSIGRIGRSIGVHLLLSSQRIEGGKLKGLDTYLSYRLGLRTFSADESRTVLDTTDAFHNLPPLPGFGYLKVDTSHYERFKASYVSGAYRGPVQRETEEDTGPLALAYEAYNTLGQDEAGGPEEPQMRRRETGPTEMGVLVGQIEESGSAPVRQIWLPPLPDAIALDKVAGPVEVGARGMQLAKRRGPLQVPMGLLDDPTKQWQGQWYFDLTVAGGHAAVIGGPQSGKTTLLRTLALSLALTHTPQEVGIYGLDLVGGGLQALAGLPHVGGVAGRADRERAARTIDSVRTMLDQREELFRVHNIDSLEQLRDLRAAGRLPELASTEIVLLIDGFGALRDDFEQLDDAVVDILKRGGGYGIHVVAGMLRWNDVRIATQSQFGTRIELRLNDPSESSVDRKLAETLAPGEKGRVLTDGKLFAQVALPRTDGLADTGDLGAVLERTARGIRATWTGDVAQPVRVLPHVLEPQQLPGPAAEPRRVPIGLDQNRLAPVLLDLFDRDQHLIVMGDSECGKTNLLKVIAQGLIERYSDEELVFGVFDPRRGLRGAIPEEYRGGYAYNAKLAGGLATGIAGELEKRLPDESADTEDLEPGSWGAGPRIVILVDDYDVLTTAGQQPLAPFLPYIPSAVDIGLHFVLTRRVAGASRGLYEPLLQGLRESGASALVMAGDRGEGQLFAGVYASQQPSGRGTLVRRGQPNRLIQTVYTGTN
- a CDS encoding MinD/ParA family protein, whose product is MPNGDNWQSDVLRDLKGGAASAQGGAQSGAGAQPAPGAQPPQGAGAPVPGAPVPGAPAPGTPGPAPQPPQVQPPQTYVPPQHPQAPQYQQSPQAQRPQSPRQAQQSQQPPSRPRTPDSRPVVEKDLVAAGLKPRHGEPFTARALRAVRRTVSSSAAREVARTTATAEVLQQAVTTGRQIAVTSIRGGAGKTTIAALLGTTYAHYRHDPTLIIEADPALGSLPLRLGAQTLRWTTGDVAGIVEPQMSLLDVTGYLVQLPDNAWLLPGSQGQIGAMLDLRSYEKVMVSLRRYFGVTVVDCETLPAEVARVALSAAQARVLVAPATLEGVASTYAVLEWLRGLPRHVIAGTIVTLTETVPHTGLDLDAATAKLTATGAGVHVLPYDRHLAAGGTIRTELLAHATRQSVTQLAADVFQLSQKRR